The Anopheles merus strain MAF chromosome 2L, AmerM5.1, whole genome shotgun sequence genome has a segment encoding these proteins:
- the LOC121592888 gene encoding zinc finger protein on ecdysone puffs isoform X1, whose product MFNGCSCKMKHISLINCACPTAVVCTPGHSVCRPYFKSSFDRERRQTYIPKAEEINCRTESMAYRNNNNRRGGGGGSGGGGGGSGGGGGGGGGGSSSNFGNNYGNRINPWDAGVGGVRVNNDALSFANSLINNLLGNQNANHQVPSLLDGVQSSRFDDMNGYNFIRNRYTKNRNINGRGIRKPDAVVRSKNVLSKNYNKPLGKDALGNAGTSSRNDHSGNKGVKKGNPAGGPVGGSKEKSSTSKVSPYMDVSNDFLYCHMCDKHMYDATSFENHITGRTHRVMKESIEESYRMRATLLRQEARIAEQLKTIEIDRLKRMGKAKNYYKVREYCPMCELFFYGHIIAHRRSEKHLDLKKFLHPKCDDCELEFHNRTEYDDHLLSVVHMKNCKSKPSRLEIERKAKQLTISTMNDELLDIREEIAPKKRKEKDTSGTSTKKSDIEGKSATKTQLAEQSGSTEENGESSKVGEDGTAMAEATADDAGDCSKPSVEDGVGATLDDSKLDEECPEDEMVKEEESEDCILDYKPGDEIAPEIDNKLPRYKKNRALGLSLIGKLECVECRICHKYFDSEATGEVHARTHSHYRAFIRFLNEKAMEVRIAQKRAAVALEEAEAAKKKQKLVDEKKCTAEQNGEQANNGEGEKKDSDLYDPSEATESGDASMAEDGKSDDGHNGSEQVEPMETEAASDLVGKDGARTSTTPANEDDESGAQAEADSSKEDDSKESKDDKPNPKGGNRRGRNTRSGRFAGRY is encoded by the exons ATGTTTAATGGTTGTTCGTGCAAAATGAAGCACATTTCGTTGATAAACTGCGCATGTCCCACAGCCGTAGTTTGTACTCCAGGGCACTCCGTATGCCGGCCGTATTTTAAATCATCATTCGACCGGGAACGCCGCCAAACGT atATTCCTAAAGCCGAAGAAATAAATTGTCGTACTGAAAGCATGGCTTAtcggaacaacaacaaccgccgTGGCGGAGGTGGTGgaagcggcggcggtggcggtggaagTGGTGGCGGAggaggcggcggtggcggaggTAGCAGTAGTAACTTCGGAAACAACTATGGCAACCGTATCAATCCTTGGGATGCGGGTGTGGGCGGGGTCCGCGTGAACAATGATGCGCTCTCGTTTGCCAACAGTTTAATTAACAACCTGCTCGGCAATCAAAACGCGAACCACCAAGTGCCGTCGCTTCTGGACGGTGTTCAATCTTCGCGATTTGACGATATGAATGGATACAATTTTATTAGG aACCGATACACCAAAAATCGTAACATAAACGGACGTGGCATTCGCAAACCGGATGCAGTTGTTCGTTCCAAGAACGTACTAtcgaaaaattataataaaccTTTAGGTAAAGATGCTCTCGGCAATGCTGGTACAAGCAGCCGAAACGATCATAG TGGTAATAAAGGAGTCAAAAAGGGCAATCCAGCTGGTGGTCCTGTGGGTGGGTCGAAGGAAAAATCCTCCACTTCAAAGGTATCACCGTACATGGATGTGTCGAACGACTTTCTCTACTGTCATATGTGCGATAAGCATATGTACGACGCCACATCGTTTGAGAACCACATCACCGGCCGAACGCATCGGGTGATGAAGGAAAGCATTGAAGAGAGCTATCGAATGCGTGCTACACTGTTGCGGCAGGAGGCCCGCATCGCCGAGCAGCTTAAAACGATCGAGATTGATCGTCTAAAGCGCATGGGGAAGGCGAAAAACTACTACAAGGTGCGCGAGTACTGTCCCATGTGTGAACTGTTCTTCTACGGGCACATCATTGCCCATCGGCGCTCCGAGAAGCATTTGGATTTGAAGAAGTTCCTTCACCCCAAGTGCGACGACTGTGAGCTCGAGTTTCATAATCGCACGGAATATGATGATCATCTGCTATCAGTTGTGCACATGAAAAACTGCAAATCAAAACCGAGCCGACTTGAAATCGAACGAAAGGCAAAAC AGTTGACCATCTCTACAATGAACGATGAATTGCTGGATATTCGTGAAGAAATAGCACCCaaaaagagaaaggaaaaggaTACCTCAGGGACGAGCACAAAGAAATCGGATATAGAAGGCAAGTCTGCGACCAAGACTCAGCTAGCCGAACAGTCCGGTAGTACCGAGGAGAACGGCGAGTCGAGTAAAGTGGGCGAAGATGGGACCGCCATGGCTGAAGCCACAGCTGATGATGCCGGCGACTGCAGCAAACCGTCAGTGGAAGATGGTGTCGGTGCGACACTGGACGACTCGAAGCTGGACGAAGAATGCCCTGAGGATGAGATGGTAAAGGAGGAAGAAAGTGAAGACTGTATACTAGATTACAAACCGGGCGACGAGATCGCGCCGGAAATTGACAACAAGTTGCCTCGCTACAAAAAGAACCGCGCCCTCGGGTTGAGCTTAATTGGGAAGCTGGAATGTGTGGAGTGTCGTATCTGCCACAAGTATTTCGATAGTGAGGCAACCGGCGAGGTGCATGCTCGAACACATTCGCACTACCGTGCTTTTATTCGCTTTCTCAATGAGAAGGCAATGGAGGTACGCATCGCTCAGAAGCGTGCCGCCGTTGCGTTGGAGGAAGCGGAGGCGgccaagaagaaacaaaagctGGTCGATGAGAAAAAGTGTACTGCAGAGCAGAACGGTGAACAGGCGAACAACGGTGAGGGCGAAAAGAAGGACTCGGACCTGTACGATCCCTCAGAAGCCACAG AATCCGGCGACGCCAGCATGGCTGAGGATGGTAAAAGCGACGACGGCCATAACGGATCGGAACAGGTCGAGCCAATGGAAACGGAAGCAGCATCGGACTTGGTGGGTAAAGACGGTGCGAGAACGTCTACTACCCCTGCAAACGAAGATGACGAATCGGGTGCACAGGCCGAAGCAGACTCCAGCAAAGAGGACGACAGTAAAGAATCAAAGGATGACAAACCTAACCCGAAGGGCGGTAATCGACGTGGACGAAATACACGTTCGGGACGTTTCGCTGGACGCTATTAG
- the LOC121592888 gene encoding zinc finger protein on ecdysone puffs isoform X3, whose product MAYRNNNNRRGGGGGSGGGGGGSGGGGGGGGGGSSSNFGNNYGNRINPWDAGVGGVRVNNDALSFANSLINNLLGNQNANHQVPSLLDGVQSSRFDDMNGYNFIRNRYTKNRNINGRGIRKPDAVVRSKNVLSKNYNKPLGKDALGNAGTSSRNDHSGNKGVKKGNPAGGPVGGSKEKSSTSKVSPYMDVSNDFLYCHMCDKHMYDATSFENHITGRTHRVMKESIEESYRMRATLLRQEARIAEQLKTIEIDRLKRMGKAKNYYKVREYCPMCELFFYGHIIAHRRSEKHLDLKKFLHPKCDDCELEFHNRTEYDDHLLSVVHMKNCKSKPSRLEIERKAKQLTISTMNDELLDIREEIAPKKRKEKDTSGTSTKKSDIEGKSATKTQLAEQSGSTEENGESSKVGEDGTAMAEATADDAGDCSKPSVEDGVGATLDDSKLDEECPEDEMVKEEESEDCILDYKPGDEIAPEIDNKLPRYKKNRALGLSLIGKLECVECRICHKYFDSEATGEVHARTHSHYRAFIRFLNEKAMEVRIAQKRAAVALEEAEAAKKKQKLVDEKKCTAEQNGEQANNGEGEKKDSDLYDPSEATESGDASMAEDGKSDDGHNGSEQVEPMETEAASDLVGKDGARTSTTPANEDDESGAQAEADSSKEDDSKESKDDKPNPKGGNRRGRNTRSGRFAGRY is encoded by the exons ATGGCTTAtcggaacaacaacaaccgccgTGGCGGAGGTGGTGgaagcggcggcggtggcggtggaagTGGTGGCGGAggaggcggcggtggcggaggTAGCAGTAGTAACTTCGGAAACAACTATGGCAACCGTATCAATCCTTGGGATGCGGGTGTGGGCGGGGTCCGCGTGAACAATGATGCGCTCTCGTTTGCCAACAGTTTAATTAACAACCTGCTCGGCAATCAAAACGCGAACCACCAAGTGCCGTCGCTTCTGGACGGTGTTCAATCTTCGCGATTTGACGATATGAATGGATACAATTTTATTAGG aACCGATACACCAAAAATCGTAACATAAACGGACGTGGCATTCGCAAACCGGATGCAGTTGTTCGTTCCAAGAACGTACTAtcgaaaaattataataaaccTTTAGGTAAAGATGCTCTCGGCAATGCTGGTACAAGCAGCCGAAACGATCATAG TGGTAATAAAGGAGTCAAAAAGGGCAATCCAGCTGGTGGTCCTGTGGGTGGGTCGAAGGAAAAATCCTCCACTTCAAAGGTATCACCGTACATGGATGTGTCGAACGACTTTCTCTACTGTCATATGTGCGATAAGCATATGTACGACGCCACATCGTTTGAGAACCACATCACCGGCCGAACGCATCGGGTGATGAAGGAAAGCATTGAAGAGAGCTATCGAATGCGTGCTACACTGTTGCGGCAGGAGGCCCGCATCGCCGAGCAGCTTAAAACGATCGAGATTGATCGTCTAAAGCGCATGGGGAAGGCGAAAAACTACTACAAGGTGCGCGAGTACTGTCCCATGTGTGAACTGTTCTTCTACGGGCACATCATTGCCCATCGGCGCTCCGAGAAGCATTTGGATTTGAAGAAGTTCCTTCACCCCAAGTGCGACGACTGTGAGCTCGAGTTTCATAATCGCACGGAATATGATGATCATCTGCTATCAGTTGTGCACATGAAAAACTGCAAATCAAAACCGAGCCGACTTGAAATCGAACGAAAGGCAAAAC AGTTGACCATCTCTACAATGAACGATGAATTGCTGGATATTCGTGAAGAAATAGCACCCaaaaagagaaaggaaaaggaTACCTCAGGGACGAGCACAAAGAAATCGGATATAGAAGGCAAGTCTGCGACCAAGACTCAGCTAGCCGAACAGTCCGGTAGTACCGAGGAGAACGGCGAGTCGAGTAAAGTGGGCGAAGATGGGACCGCCATGGCTGAAGCCACAGCTGATGATGCCGGCGACTGCAGCAAACCGTCAGTGGAAGATGGTGTCGGTGCGACACTGGACGACTCGAAGCTGGACGAAGAATGCCCTGAGGATGAGATGGTAAAGGAGGAAGAAAGTGAAGACTGTATACTAGATTACAAACCGGGCGACGAGATCGCGCCGGAAATTGACAACAAGTTGCCTCGCTACAAAAAGAACCGCGCCCTCGGGTTGAGCTTAATTGGGAAGCTGGAATGTGTGGAGTGTCGTATCTGCCACAAGTATTTCGATAGTGAGGCAACCGGCGAGGTGCATGCTCGAACACATTCGCACTACCGTGCTTTTATTCGCTTTCTCAATGAGAAGGCAATGGAGGTACGCATCGCTCAGAAGCGTGCCGCCGTTGCGTTGGAGGAAGCGGAGGCGgccaagaagaaacaaaagctGGTCGATGAGAAAAAGTGTACTGCAGAGCAGAACGGTGAACAGGCGAACAACGGTGAGGGCGAAAAGAAGGACTCGGACCTGTACGATCCCTCAGAAGCCACAG AATCCGGCGACGCCAGCATGGCTGAGGATGGTAAAAGCGACGACGGCCATAACGGATCGGAACAGGTCGAGCCAATGGAAACGGAAGCAGCATCGGACTTGGTGGGTAAAGACGGTGCGAGAACGTCTACTACCCCTGCAAACGAAGATGACGAATCGGGTGCACAGGCCGAAGCAGACTCCAGCAAAGAGGACGACAGTAAAGAATCAAAGGATGACAAACCTAACCCGAAGGGCGGTAATCGACGTGGACGAAATACACGTTCGGGACGTTTCGCTGGACGCTATTAG
- the LOC121592888 gene encoding zinc finger protein on ecdysone puffs isoform X2: protein MFNGCSCKMKHISLINCACPTAVVCTPGHSVCRPYFKSSFDRERRQTYIPKAEEINCRTESMAYRNNNNRRGGGGGSGGGGGGSGGGGGGGGGGSSSNFGNNYGNRINPWDAGVGGVRVNNDALSFANSLINNLLGNQNANHQVPSLLDGVQSSRFDDMNGYNFIRNDYISRLNLGYQRRNPIQSSNNSKNKNSGNKGVKKGNPAGGPVGGSKEKSSTSKVSPYMDVSNDFLYCHMCDKHMYDATSFENHITGRTHRVMKESIEESYRMRATLLRQEARIAEQLKTIEIDRLKRMGKAKNYYKVREYCPMCELFFYGHIIAHRRSEKHLDLKKFLHPKCDDCELEFHNRTEYDDHLLSVVHMKNCKSKPSRLEIERKAKQLTISTMNDELLDIREEIAPKKRKEKDTSGTSTKKSDIEGKSATKTQLAEQSGSTEENGESSKVGEDGTAMAEATADDAGDCSKPSVEDGVGATLDDSKLDEECPEDEMVKEEESEDCILDYKPGDEIAPEIDNKLPRYKKNRALGLSLIGKLECVECRICHKYFDSEATGEVHARTHSHYRAFIRFLNEKAMEVRIAQKRAAVALEEAEAAKKKQKLVDEKKCTAEQNGEQANNGEGEKKDSDLYDPSEATESGDASMAEDGKSDDGHNGSEQVEPMETEAASDLVGKDGARTSTTPANEDDESGAQAEADSSKEDDSKESKDDKPNPKGGNRRGRNTRSGRFAGRY, encoded by the exons ATGTTTAATGGTTGTTCGTGCAAAATGAAGCACATTTCGTTGATAAACTGCGCATGTCCCACAGCCGTAGTTTGTACTCCAGGGCACTCCGTATGCCGGCCGTATTTTAAATCATCATTCGACCGGGAACGCCGCCAAACGT atATTCCTAAAGCCGAAGAAATAAATTGTCGTACTGAAAGCATGGCTTAtcggaacaacaacaaccgccgTGGCGGAGGTGGTGgaagcggcggcggtggcggtggaagTGGTGGCGGAggaggcggcggtggcggaggTAGCAGTAGTAACTTCGGAAACAACTATGGCAACCGTATCAATCCTTGGGATGCGGGTGTGGGCGGGGTCCGCGTGAACAATGATGCGCTCTCGTTTGCCAACAGTTTAATTAACAACCTGCTCGGCAATCAAAACGCGAACCACCAAGTGCCGTCGCTTCTGGACGGTGTTCAATCTTCGCGATTTGACGATATGAATGGATACAATTTTATTAGG AACGACTATATTTCGCGGTTAAATCTTGGGTATCAAAGACGAAATCCAATTCAGTCTAGTAATAATAGTAAAAATAAGAACAG TGGTAATAAAGGAGTCAAAAAGGGCAATCCAGCTGGTGGTCCTGTGGGTGGGTCGAAGGAAAAATCCTCCACTTCAAAGGTATCACCGTACATGGATGTGTCGAACGACTTTCTCTACTGTCATATGTGCGATAAGCATATGTACGACGCCACATCGTTTGAGAACCACATCACCGGCCGAACGCATCGGGTGATGAAGGAAAGCATTGAAGAGAGCTATCGAATGCGTGCTACACTGTTGCGGCAGGAGGCCCGCATCGCCGAGCAGCTTAAAACGATCGAGATTGATCGTCTAAAGCGCATGGGGAAGGCGAAAAACTACTACAAGGTGCGCGAGTACTGTCCCATGTGTGAACTGTTCTTCTACGGGCACATCATTGCCCATCGGCGCTCCGAGAAGCATTTGGATTTGAAGAAGTTCCTTCACCCCAAGTGCGACGACTGTGAGCTCGAGTTTCATAATCGCACGGAATATGATGATCATCTGCTATCAGTTGTGCACATGAAAAACTGCAAATCAAAACCGAGCCGACTTGAAATCGAACGAAAGGCAAAAC AGTTGACCATCTCTACAATGAACGATGAATTGCTGGATATTCGTGAAGAAATAGCACCCaaaaagagaaaggaaaaggaTACCTCAGGGACGAGCACAAAGAAATCGGATATAGAAGGCAAGTCTGCGACCAAGACTCAGCTAGCCGAACAGTCCGGTAGTACCGAGGAGAACGGCGAGTCGAGTAAAGTGGGCGAAGATGGGACCGCCATGGCTGAAGCCACAGCTGATGATGCCGGCGACTGCAGCAAACCGTCAGTGGAAGATGGTGTCGGTGCGACACTGGACGACTCGAAGCTGGACGAAGAATGCCCTGAGGATGAGATGGTAAAGGAGGAAGAAAGTGAAGACTGTATACTAGATTACAAACCGGGCGACGAGATCGCGCCGGAAATTGACAACAAGTTGCCTCGCTACAAAAAGAACCGCGCCCTCGGGTTGAGCTTAATTGGGAAGCTGGAATGTGTGGAGTGTCGTATCTGCCACAAGTATTTCGATAGTGAGGCAACCGGCGAGGTGCATGCTCGAACACATTCGCACTACCGTGCTTTTATTCGCTTTCTCAATGAGAAGGCAATGGAGGTACGCATCGCTCAGAAGCGTGCCGCCGTTGCGTTGGAGGAAGCGGAGGCGgccaagaagaaacaaaagctGGTCGATGAGAAAAAGTGTACTGCAGAGCAGAACGGTGAACAGGCGAACAACGGTGAGGGCGAAAAGAAGGACTCGGACCTGTACGATCCCTCAGAAGCCACAG AATCCGGCGACGCCAGCATGGCTGAGGATGGTAAAAGCGACGACGGCCATAACGGATCGGAACAGGTCGAGCCAATGGAAACGGAAGCAGCATCGGACTTGGTGGGTAAAGACGGTGCGAGAACGTCTACTACCCCTGCAAACGAAGATGACGAATCGGGTGCACAGGCCGAAGCAGACTCCAGCAAAGAGGACGACAGTAAAGAATCAAAGGATGACAAACCTAACCCGAAGGGCGGTAATCGACGTGGACGAAATACACGTTCGGGACGTTTCGCTGGACGCTATTAG